In Synechococcus sp. PCC 6312, one genomic interval encodes:
- a CDS encoding FHA domain-containing protein: MKASPAWLTILKSAPDYGFPIAQDTLTIGRTPENTIVLADRSVSRQHARIVCSNEGFSITDLGSTSGTRINYRPLSPHTSESLNDGDLIQIGDSVLRFSLERPEQSQPRASRVPSILVRTEAWAQEFILEMSMVLLGSHSSVDILVDTIGIAPVHIRLQEQGEYCFITYLGDAPQGLMSGGQPVTEWQLRKGETLNLGPAATLTYEGLKLPEQIKRERIWLDRLAATQMALAGEQNIPVATEVGLPEEVDLTTPMKTVALSRLNTLSIGRDTSNDLVIEHPSVSRFHAKIDRQQGSLVLTDLESCNGTFVNGKAITEVTSLRVGDVIRIGSDRLILNIDETLTQYVEAGHLRLDVVGLSKVIGDGKRILNDIPLSILPREFVAILGPSGSGKSTLLDALNGLRPATNGSVMINGTDLYQNYDAYKTQLGYVPQKNIIHEELTLFQALDYAAQLRMPPDTTSTERNKRIQVVLGELGLSHRADVPIRQLSGGQQRRACMGAELLTQPSLFFLDEVTSGLDPGTEADMMQLLRQLADQGRIILIISHATQNIRECDLVIYMAAGGYLAYFGPPERMLPYFRETFRDRLQGVPLRDFADLYRALDREKNPNAPTATELANRYQQSSLCQTFIVNRQTFLSQIPKTNTKTTIRSPKKKQRRVSPWQQFLVLSQRNLTILRQDRTHLLLTLLIAPVLALLDFITWGRDIFDSAQGSADEALTMLFATALVAVMIGSMTTMRDLVREIEIYRRERMTGLQMLPYIFSKVAVALILAIYQAATYLLVTKLAVNIPGGWDITFQIYITIVLAIFGGMIMGLLVSAVAPNQNIVPLILLFFLVPQIIFSGGIQPLSSLGPVGQVLNRVTVLKWPYETLVSLSGLGRDVAKDACWQKTSEERENLTETQEKDCACFGESIFQQCNFPGIQKQYNSAVDQAEPPKPEDPGDPPSNPTELKAYSDDLKTYQDQMDTWQDNYTTWQKQRSKAINGAEELINQINKKQGHMFAVDVVRHWLYQGFVIVGMLILIPILQRRRDFS, translated from the coding sequence GTGAAAGCATCCCCGGCCTGGTTAACGATTCTGAAAAGCGCTCCCGATTACGGTTTTCCCATTGCCCAAGATACTCTCACCATTGGCCGTACCCCCGAAAATACGATTGTCCTTGCCGACCGCTCTGTATCTCGCCAACACGCCCGAATTGTCTGCTCAAACGAAGGCTTTAGTATTACTGACCTTGGGAGTACCAGCGGCACGCGGATCAATTATCGGCCCTTATCTCCTCACACCAGCGAGTCCCTGAATGATGGAGACTTAATTCAAATTGGCGATTCGGTGCTGCGGTTTTCCTTAGAACGGCCTGAGCAAAGCCAACCGCGGGCTAGTCGAGTGCCATCAATTTTAGTCAGAACCGAGGCCTGGGCGCAGGAATTTATTTTAGAAATGTCTATGGTTTTGCTAGGTTCCCATAGTTCAGTGGATATTTTGGTGGATACGATTGGGATTGCCCCAGTCCATATCCGGCTTCAAGAACAGGGTGAGTACTGTTTCATTACCTACTTAGGAGACGCTCCCCAGGGACTGATGTCAGGAGGACAACCCGTGACAGAGTGGCAATTGCGTAAGGGGGAAACTCTCAATCTTGGCCCAGCTGCTACCCTCACCTACGAAGGCTTAAAACTTCCAGAACAAATTAAACGCGAACGAATTTGGCTAGATCGGCTCGCTGCAACTCAGATGGCCTTGGCTGGGGAGCAGAATATTCCAGTAGCAACAGAAGTTGGACTACCCGAAGAGGTAGATCTGACAACGCCCATGAAAACAGTCGCCTTATCCAGATTAAACACCTTGAGTATTGGCCGCGATACTAGCAATGATCTTGTCATTGAGCATCCCAGTGTCTCTCGGTTCCACGCCAAGATTGACCGTCAACAGGGGAGTTTAGTCCTCACAGATTTAGAGTCCTGTAACGGAACATTTGTTAACGGCAAAGCGATTACTGAAGTAACGAGTTTACGGGTCGGTGATGTTATCCGGATCGGTAGTGATCGGCTAATTCTCAACATTGATGAGACCTTAACCCAGTATGTAGAAGCCGGACATTTGCGTTTGGATGTGGTGGGCTTAAGCAAGGTCATTGGGGATGGCAAGCGGATTTTAAATGACATTCCCTTGTCAATTCTACCGCGAGAGTTTGTTGCCATTCTTGGCCCTAGTGGTAGTGGTAAGTCAACTCTCCTGGATGCCCTGAATGGTTTGCGCCCAGCCACCAATGGCTCTGTGATGATTAATGGGACTGATTTATATCAGAACTATGATGCTTACAAAACGCAACTTGGCTACGTGCCGCAGAAAAACATTATCCATGAAGAATTAACCCTCTTCCAGGCCCTTGACTATGCAGCCCAACTCCGCATGCCTCCCGATACAACGTCCACTGAACGGAACAAGCGGATTCAGGTAGTTTTAGGAGAGTTAGGGTTATCCCATCGGGCCGATGTCCCCATTCGGCAACTCAGTGGCGGTCAACAACGGCGGGCCTGTATGGGGGCTGAATTACTGACCCAACCGAGTTTATTTTTCCTGGATGAAGTGACATCGGGATTGGATCCAGGCACGGAAGCAGACATGATGCAATTGCTCCGGCAACTGGCTGATCAAGGACGAATCATTTTAATTATTTCCCATGCCACCCAAAATATCCGCGAATGTGACCTCGTGATTTATATGGCGGCCGGGGGCTATCTGGCCTATTTTGGCCCACCGGAGCGAATGTTGCCCTATTTTCGGGAAACCTTTCGGGATCGCTTACAAGGAGTCCCACTCCGAGATTTTGCCGATCTCTATCGCGCCTTAGATAGAGAGAAAAATCCTAACGCGCCCACCGCGACGGAATTGGCCAATCGTTATCAGCAATCCTCTCTCTGTCAAACCTTTATTGTCAATCGCCAAACCTTTCTGAGCCAAATTCCCAAAACTAATACCAAAACAACGATCCGTAGCCCGAAGAAAAAGCAGCGGCGAGTATCCCCCTGGCAACAATTTTTAGTTCTGAGCCAGCGAAATTTGACGATTCTCCGCCAAGATCGAACCCATCTCCTGCTGACCCTCTTGATTGCCCCAGTCCTGGCCCTGTTGGATTTTATTACCTGGGGACGAGATATCTTCGACTCAGCCCAAGGAAGTGCTGATGAAGCCTTAACGATGCTCTTTGCCACCGCCTTAGTTGCGGTCATGATTGGTTCCATGACGACGATGCGGGACTTGGTGCGAGAGATTGAAATTTACCGCCGGGAGCGAATGACGGGCCTCCAAATGCTCCCCTATATCTTCTCTAAAGTGGCTGTGGCCCTGATTTTAGCAATTTACCAGGCCGCGACCTATCTTTTGGTCACTAAGCTTGCAGTTAATATACCGGGGGGATGGGATATTACCTTCCAGATCTATATCACCATCGTCTTGGCCATCTTTGGCGGGATGATCATGGGGCTACTGGTTTCGGCGGTGGCTCCGAATCAAAACATTGTGCCGCTGATTTTATTATTTTTCCTAGTTCCACAAATTATCTTTAGCGGCGGCATCCAACCCCTATCTTCCTTGGGGCCAGTTGGGCAAGTTTTGAATCGAGTCACTGTCTTGAAATGGCCCTATGAAACCTTAGTCAGTCTCAGTGGCCTGGGGCGGGACGTGGCTAAGGATGCCTGCTGGCAGAAAACCAGTGAGGAGCGAGAAAACTTAACCGAGACCCAAGAAAAGGACTGTGCTTGCTTTGGGGAAAGTATTTTTCAACAGTGTAATTTTCCGGGCATCCAAAAGCAATACAACAGTGCTGTGGATCAAGCTGAGCCGCCTAAACCAGAAGATCCTGGCGACCCACCCAGTAATCCAACGGAATTAAAAGCCTATAGCGATGATCTCAAAACCTATCAGGATCAGATGGACACCTGGCAGGACAATTACACAACTTGGCAAAAGCAACGCAGCAAAGCTATTAATGGTGCCGAGGAATTAATCAATCAGATCAATAAAAAACAGGGGCATATGTTTGCCGTGGATGTGGTGCGCCATTGGCTTTATCAAGGATTTGTGATTGTTGGGATGTTAATTCTGATCCCGATCCTCCAACGCCGCCGGGATTTTAGTTAG
- the hisF gene encoding imidazole glycerol phosphate synthase subunit HisF — MLAKRILPCLDVKNGRVVKGVNFVELRDAGDPVELAQAYNDAGADELVFLDITATHEERNILIDVVYRTADQVFIPLTVGGGIDSLTTIKDLLRAGADKVSLNSAAVRNPNLINQASERFGQQCIVIAIDARRRESSEHPGWDVYVRGGRENTGLDALAWAKEVESRGAGELLLTSMDADGTQAGYDLNLTQTIANQVTIPVIASGGAGTCEHIRAALTTGKAEAALLASLLHYGQLTIAEIKKHLQAHAVPVRA; from the coding sequence ATGTTAGCCAAGCGAATTTTGCCCTGTTTAGATGTCAAAAACGGACGGGTTGTCAAAGGGGTGAATTTTGTGGAATTACGAGATGCCGGAGATCCAGTTGAACTGGCCCAGGCCTATAACGATGCGGGTGCAGATGAATTGGTCTTCTTAGATATCACCGCCACCCATGAGGAACGGAATATTTTGATTGATGTGGTCTATCGCACTGCCGATCAAGTCTTTATTCCCTTAACAGTGGGCGGGGGCATTGATTCATTGACTACCATTAAGGACTTATTACGGGCCGGGGCCGATAAGGTGAGTCTCAATTCTGCGGCCGTCCGTAACCCCAATCTCATTAACCAGGCCAGTGAACGCTTTGGTCAGCAGTGTATTGTGATTGCCATTGATGCCCGGCGGCGAGAGAGTTCTGAACATCCGGGGTGGGATGTCTATGTCCGGGGCGGTCGCGAAAATACTGGCTTGGATGCGCTGGCCTGGGCTAAAGAAGTTGAGAGTCGCGGGGCCGGAGAACTTTTGCTGACCAGTATGGATGCGGATGGAACCCAGGCCGGGTATGACCTTAACCTGACCCAAACCATTGCCAACCAAGTCACCATTCCTGTCATCGCCTCAGGGGGAGCCGGCACCTGTGAGCATATTCGGGCAGCCCTCACCACTGGCAAAGCAGAAGCCGCTCTTTTGGCCTCATTACTCCATTATGGGCAGCTAACGATTGCCGAAATAAAAAAACATCTTCAGGCCCATGCTGTCCCCGTGCGGGCTTAA
- a CDS encoding viroplasmin family protein: MPKSKKFYAVFAGRQTGLFFTWPDCEAQVKGYQGARYKSFPTRDQAEVALTMSQATSQTELFLFASQVTPLPRPGQTPPDQPTRNVLYILDSLSVDASCLGNPGDVEYRGVHTGTKEVLFAVGPLAYGTNNIGEFLAIVDGLQYLQAQGLTIPIYSDSATGMSWVKKKRVQTKLARRPGNQEIFTRIDEALAWLHYHTYPNPILKWDTVNWGEIPADYGRKSR, translated from the coding sequence GTGCCAAAGTCTAAGAAATTCTACGCGGTTTTTGCGGGTCGTCAAACTGGATTATTTTTTACCTGGCCTGATTGTGAAGCCCAAGTTAAAGGGTATCAAGGGGCCCGCTACAAATCTTTTCCGACTCGGGATCAAGCTGAAGTTGCCCTCACCATGAGCCAAGCCACCTCGCAAACAGAGTTATTTTTATTTGCATCCCAGGTGACACCATTGCCCAGGCCGGGTCAAACTCCCCCTGATCAACCCACCCGTAACGTTCTTTATATCCTCGATAGCCTATCTGTAGATGCTTCTTGTTTGGGGAATCCCGGAGATGTGGAATATCGGGGTGTCCATACTGGAACCAAAGAAGTCTTATTTGCGGTCGGCCCCTTAGCCTATGGGACTAATAATATCGGGGAATTTTTAGCGATTGTGGATGGATTGCAATATCTCCAGGCCCAGGGGTTAACAATCCCAATTTATTCTGACTCGGCCACGGGAATGAGTTGGGTTAAAAAAAAGCGCGTCCAAACCAAATTAGCCCGCCGGCCTGGAAATCAGGAAATTTTTACGCGGATTGATGAGGCCTTGGCCTGGCTGCATTATCACACCTATCCAAACCCAATCCTGAAGTGGGATACAGTAAACTGGGGTGAAATTCCGGCAGATTATGGGCGCAAATCGCGGTGA
- a CDS encoding anhydro-N-acetylmuramic acid kinase, giving the protein MRVIGLMSGTSVDGIDAVVVDLHGAAQDLTIKVQASATYGYSESLREKILGVCAGDALSIADLASLDDQIAQAFAQAARQIQSQLGDQQPIDLISSHGQTVFHRPPGPNPDFQLGYSVQLGRGEVIAQLTQIPTVTNFRAADIALGGQGAPLVPRIDLCLLGHPEKTRCVQNIGGIGNVTYLPAQGDTDGFGTGVFGWDTGPGNVLIDLAVHYFSQGQQTYDHNGAWAATGTPDLNLIQAWLKHPYFQAPPPKSTGRELFGLAYFQDCLKDAAHLTPADTIATLTEFTAATIAHSYQSFLPQMPDQVFLCGGGALNSYLRSRLGAWLQPIPVLTTTELGVPVESKEAIAFAVLAYWKGQNLPGNLPSVTGASRETPLGTLHCP; this is encoded by the coding sequence ATGCGGGTGATCGGCTTAATGAGTGGAACCTCTGTAGATGGAATTGATGCGGTGGTGGTTGATCTCCATGGGGCTGCTCAAGACCTGACAATCAAAGTCCAGGCCAGTGCCACCTATGGGTATTCTGAGTCGTTACGGGAGAAAATCTTAGGCGTTTGTGCCGGGGACGCTCTGAGTATTGCTGATCTAGCTAGCTTAGATGATCAAATTGCCCAAGCTTTTGCCCAGGCCGCCCGCCAGATTCAAAGCCAACTTGGGGATCAACAGCCAATTGACCTGATTAGTTCCCACGGACAAACCGTTTTCCATCGCCCTCCCGGCCCAAACCCTGATTTCCAACTCGGTTATTCCGTTCAACTCGGCCGCGGGGAAGTTATCGCCCAGTTAACCCAAATTCCGACCGTCACAAATTTTCGGGCTGCTGATATTGCCTTGGGGGGTCAAGGTGCGCCCTTAGTCCCGCGGATTGATCTATGTTTACTGGGGCATCCTGAAAAAACTCGTTGCGTCCAAAATATTGGCGGAATTGGCAATGTCACCTATCTACCCGCCCAAGGAGATACAGATGGATTTGGAACCGGAGTGTTTGGCTGGGATACGGGGCCAGGGAATGTTCTCATAGATTTAGCGGTTCATTATTTTTCCCAGGGACAACAAACCTATGATCACAACGGGGCCTGGGCTGCCACTGGAACGCCGGATTTAAACCTGATCCAGGCCTGGTTAAAACACCCCTACTTTCAGGCCCCCCCACCCAAATCTACAGGCCGGGAATTATTTGGACTTGCTTATTTTCAGGACTGTCTCAAGGATGCGGCCCATTTAACCCCAGCCGATACGATAGCTACCCTGACTGAGTTCACCGCCGCCACCATTGCCCATAGTTATCAAAGTTTTCTACCCCAAATGCCGGATCAGGTTTTTCTGTGTGGGGGAGGAGCATTGAATAGTTATTTACGATCTCGACTCGGGGCCTGGTTACAGCCGATTCCGGTGTTGACAACGACTGAGCTTGGAGTTCCCGTAGAAAGTAAAGAGGCGATTGCCTTTGCGGTTTTAGCCTATTGGAAGGGCCAAAATTTACCGGGGAATTTACCCAGTGTTACCGGCGCGTCCCGCGAAACTCCCTTGGGAACGCTCCATTGTCCTTAG
- the rsmI gene encoding 16S rRNA (cytidine(1402)-2'-O)-methyltransferase, producing MGNSSQAIPGYLYLVPTPIGNLADITTRALGILQTVDLIAAEDTRHTGRLLQHCQISTRQISFHQHNTQQRIPELIELLQAGQSIALVSDAGMPGISDPGYELVVACIDAQIPIIPLPGPNAALTALVASGLPSNRFIFEGFLPTKPKVRHEILQAWAREPRTIIFYESPHRLRETLTALIPHLGPTRQIVIARELTKLYEEFWRGTLGDAIRHFQTHPPKGELTIILAGSSPQTEHYSPEDIKTALQQRLQQGLSPSQASRELALEMHLSRRYVYGLALELVQKSSN from the coding sequence ATGGGTAATTCCAGTCAAGCAATTCCCGGATATTTGTATCTAGTTCCAACCCCCATTGGCAACTTGGCAGACATTACCACTCGCGCCCTCGGTATTCTCCAAACCGTAGATTTAATTGCCGCTGAAGATACCCGTCACACCGGCCGCCTGTTGCAGCACTGCCAAATTTCAACTCGGCAAATTAGTTTTCACCAGCACAATACCCAACAGCGGATTCCAGAGCTAATTGAACTCTTGCAGGCTGGACAATCCATTGCACTAGTGAGTGATGCAGGAATGCCGGGCATTTCAGATCCGGGTTATGAGTTGGTCGTGGCTTGTATTGATGCCCAAATTCCGATTATTCCCCTCCCCGGCCCCAATGCGGCCCTCACGGCCCTCGTTGCTTCAGGATTACCCTCCAATCGGTTTATTTTTGAAGGATTTTTACCCACCAAGCCAAAAGTGAGACATGAAATCCTCCAGGCCTGGGCCAGAGAACCCCGCACGATTATTTTTTATGAATCCCCCCACCGACTCAGAGAAACCTTAACTGCATTGATCCCCCATCTTGGCCCAACGCGGCAGATTGTGATTGCGAGGGAACTAACGAAACTCTACGAAGAATTTTGGCGGGGAACCTTGGGAGATGCAATCAGACATTTTCAAACCCATCCGCCCAAAGGGGAACTGACGATTATTCTGGCTGGCTCATCCCCGCAAACAGAACACTACTCACCAGAAGATATTAAAACGGCCCTCCAACAACGGCTGCAACAAGGGCTTTCTCCATCCCAGGCCAGCCGGGAACTTGCCCTAGAAATGCATCTGTCGCGGCGATATGTCTATGGCCTGGCCTTAGAGCTTGTCCAAAAATCTTCTAATTGA
- the ureC gene encoding urease subunit alpha: MSYPMSRQAYAETYGPTVGDRVRLADTELIIEVEQDFTTYGEEVKFGGGKVIRDGMGQSPITNANGAMDAVITNALILDWWGIVKADIGIKDGKIAAIGKAGNPNIQDNVTIIIGPGTEAIAGEGMILTAGGIDSHIHFICPQQIEVAIASGVTTMIGGGTGPATGTNATTCTPGPWNIYRMLQAADAFPMNLGFLGKGNSAKPEALREQIQAGACGLKLHEDWGTTPATIDTCLSVADEMDVQVAIHTDTLNEAGFVEDTIAAFKNRVIHTYHTEGAGGGHAPDIIKICGEMNVLPSSTNPTRPYTLNTLDEHLDMLMVCHHLDESIPEDVAFAESRIRRETIAAEDILHDLGAFSMISSDSQAMGRVGEVIIRTWQTAHKMKVQRGPLSEDSERADNFRAKRYVAKYTINPAITHGIANYVGSVEVGKLADLCLWRPAFFGVKPELVIKGGLIAYAQMGDANASIPTPQPVHMRPMFGSFAGARNATALTFVSQAGLNNGIKEQLGLQKNVVAVSQTRNLSKLDLKLNTATPVMEVDPETYEVRADGELLTCEPATVLPMAQRYFLF; encoded by the coding sequence ATGAGCTATCCCATGTCCCGCCAGGCCTATGCTGAAACCTATGGCCCCACTGTCGGAGATCGGGTGCGATTGGCGGATACGGAACTGATTATCGAAGTCGAACAGGATTTCACAACCTACGGCGAAGAAGTCAAATTTGGCGGCGGGAAAGTCATTCGGGATGGCATGGGGCAGTCCCCAATTACAAATGCCAATGGGGCCATGGATGCGGTGATTACTAACGCCTTAATTCTCGATTGGTGGGGAATTGTTAAAGCGGATATTGGGATTAAAGATGGGAAAATTGCTGCTATCGGAAAAGCCGGAAACCCCAACATTCAAGATAATGTCACGATCATCATTGGGCCTGGGACAGAAGCCATTGCTGGGGAAGGGATGATTCTGACTGCCGGGGGAATTGACAGCCACATTCACTTTATTTGCCCGCAACAGATCGAAGTCGCCATTGCCTCTGGAGTCACCACGATGATTGGCGGCGGAACGGGGCCAGCCACCGGAACTAATGCCACCACCTGCACCCCAGGCCCCTGGAATATTTACCGAATGCTCCAGGCCGCCGATGCCTTTCCGATGAATTTGGGCTTTTTAGGCAAGGGAAACAGTGCCAAACCAGAAGCCTTACGGGAGCAAATCCAGGCCGGGGCCTGTGGGTTAAAACTCCATGAAGATTGGGGAACCACACCTGCCACCATTGATACCTGTTTGAGTGTGGCTGATGAGATGGATGTGCAAGTGGCGATCCACACCGATACCCTCAACGAAGCCGGATTTGTCGAAGATACAATTGCGGCGTTTAAAAATCGGGTGATCCACACCTATCACACCGAAGGCGCAGGGGGTGGTCATGCCCCGGACATTATCAAAATTTGCGGTGAGATGAATGTTTTACCGTCTTCCACCAATCCCACCCGGCCCTATACCCTGAATACTTTGGATGAACACCTGGATATGTTGATGGTTTGTCATCACTTGGATGAGAGCATTCCTGAAGATGTCGCCTTTGCCGAGTCCCGGATTCGCCGGGAAACTATTGCCGCCGAGGATATTTTGCACGACTTAGGGGCTTTTAGCATGATTTCCTCTGATTCCCAGGCCATGGGTCGGGTAGGGGAAGTGATTATTCGTACTTGGCAAACCGCCCACAAAATGAAAGTTCAACGGGGGCCATTAAGCGAAGATTCGGAACGGGCTGATAATTTCCGAGCCAAACGCTATGTGGCCAAATACACGATTAATCCTGCCATTACCCACGGGATTGCTAATTATGTCGGTTCGGTGGAAGTGGGTAAACTCGCTGATTTATGTCTCTGGCGGCCGGCGTTTTTTGGCGTGAAACCAGAGCTGGTCATTAAAGGCGGCCTGATTGCCTATGCCCAAATGGGAGATGCCAATGCCAGTATTCCCACCCCGCAACCTGTTCATATGCGCCCAATGTTTGGCAGCTTTGCCGGAGCCAGAAATGCCACTGCCTTAACCTTTGTGTCCCAGGCGGGGTTGAATAATGGGATTAAGGAACAGTTAGGGTTGCAGAAAAATGTGGTGGCTGTCTCCCAAACCCGGAATTTAAGTAAGTTAGACCTGAAACTCAATACCGCAACCCCAGTGATGGAAGTTGATCCGGAAACCTATGAAGTCCGGGCGGATGGGGAACTGC